A section of the Rummeliibacillus pycnus genome encodes:
- a CDS encoding undecaprenyl-diphosphatase → MNYELFQQINGLAGHSTLLDNLMIFLSNSLPYVVVLLLLYLWFIGNKQKGIEIRYTTVYAAFSAAIALFINVIIHFFYYHPRPFVTHHVHKLVAHAADSSFVSDHAVLVFAIAWTLFLRNTRGKYIILLWATMVGLSRIYIGVHYPYDVIGSIVLSLATSSLVVYFSKKLEPLVQVLFRIYHRINKLDKNQKELYR, encoded by the coding sequence ATGAATTACGAGCTATTTCAACAAATTAATGGACTAGCCGGACATTCCACATTATTGGATAATTTGATGATATTCCTTTCAAATAGTCTCCCATATGTGGTTGTCCTTCTGCTGTTATACCTTTGGTTTATAGGGAATAAACAAAAGGGTATCGAAATAAGATACACTACAGTATATGCTGCTTTTTCTGCAGCAATTGCATTATTTATTAATGTAATTATCCACTTTTTCTATTATCACCCCCGTCCATTTGTAACACACCATGTCCACAAATTAGTAGCGCATGCAGCAGACTCTTCATTCGTAAGTGATCATGCAGTATTAGTATTTGCGATTGCATGGACATTGTTTTTACGAAACACCCGTGGTAAATATATTATTTTACTGTGGGCTACAATGGTTGGACTTTCACGTATATATATTGGCGTTCATTATCCATATGACGTGATCGGAAGTATCGTACTTTCTTTGGCAACAAGTAGTCTTGTGGTTTATTTCTCAAAAAAACTTGAACCACTAGTACAAGTACTATTCCGCATTTACCATCGGATCAACAAGTTGGATAAGAACCAAAAAGAGCTATACAGATAG
- the rpsI gene encoding 30S ribosomal protein S9, giving the protein MAQVQYIGTGRRKSSTARVRLVPGEGKIVINNRDVENYVPFASLREVIKQPLVATETLGSYDVYVNVNGGGFTGQAGAIRHGIARALLTVDPDFRPALKSAGLLTRDPRMKERKKYGLKGARRAPQFSKR; this is encoded by the coding sequence TTGGCACAAGTTCAATATATCGGCACAGGTCGTCGTAAAAGCTCAACTGCCCGCGTACGTTTAGTACCAGGCGAAGGCAAAATCGTTATCAACAACCGCGACGTTGAAAACTACGTCCCATTCGCATCTTTACGCGAAGTTATTAAACAACCATTAGTAGCAACTGAAACTCTAGGCAGCTATGATGTTTACGTAAATGTAAACGGTGGTGGTTTCACAGGTCAAGCAGGCGCAATCCGCCACGGTATCGCTCGTGCGTTACTAACAGTTGACCCTGATTTCCGTCCAGCACTTAAATCAGCAGGTCTACTTACTCGTGACCCTCGTATGAAAGAACGTAAAAAATACGGTCTTAAAGGCGCTCGTCGTGCACCTCAATTCTCAAAACGTTAA